Proteins encoded together in one Variovorax paradoxus EPS window:
- a CDS encoding SAM-dependent methyltransferase produces MPQDLTSALHWVEKGLIPDPFIRRGIRRLLKDRLTELHAGNPLATADLTQAFLTQMRSAHLAPLPEKANEQHYEVPAAFFAQVLGNHRKYSSCYWPEGTHTLEQAESAALTATCDRAGLVDGQDVMELGCGWGSLTLWMAANYPNSRITALSNSNSQREYIEAQAAQRGLANVRVLTRDINAFDTDKRFDRIVSVEMFEHLRNWPQAFANVARWLKPEGRFFMHVFAHREAPYPFEVRDASDWMSKYFFSGGMMPSDDLALHCQDDLRLLRRWRWEGSHYQRTAEAWLRNMDARREQLRPLFQATYGAEANVWWTRWRLFFMSVAELFGFDGGQRWWVSHYLFERRA; encoded by the coding sequence ATGCCCCAAGACCTCACCTCCGCCCTCCACTGGGTAGAAAAAGGCCTCATTCCCGACCCTTTCATCCGCCGAGGCATCCGCCGCCTCCTGAAGGACCGCCTGACCGAGCTCCACGCCGGCAACCCCCTCGCGACAGCCGATCTGACCCAAGCCTTCCTCACCCAGATGCGCTCCGCCCATCTGGCCCCGCTCCCGGAGAAGGCCAACGAACAACACTACGAAGTCCCCGCCGCGTTCTTCGCCCAGGTCCTGGGAAACCACCGCAAATACAGCAGCTGCTACTGGCCCGAAGGCACCCACACCCTCGAGCAAGCCGAATCCGCCGCCCTCACCGCCACCTGCGACCGCGCCGGCCTCGTCGATGGCCAGGACGTCATGGAACTAGGCTGCGGCTGGGGTTCCCTCACCCTCTGGATGGCCGCGAACTACCCCAACAGCCGCATCACGGCCTTGTCCAACTCCAACTCCCAACGCGAATACATCGAAGCCCAGGCCGCGCAGCGAGGCCTCGCCAACGTCCGCGTGCTGACCCGCGACATCAACGCCTTCGACACCGACAAGCGCTTCGACCGCATCGTCTCCGTCGAGATGTTCGAGCACCTGCGCAACTGGCCCCAAGCCTTCGCCAACGTCGCGCGCTGGCTCAAGCCGGAGGGCCGCTTCTTCATGCACGTCTTCGCGCACCGCGAGGCGCCGTACCCGTTCGAGGTGCGCGATGCGAGCGACTGGATGAGCAAGTACTTCTTCTCCGGCGGCATGATGCCCAGCGACGATCTCGCGCTGCACTGCCAGGACGACCTGCGCCTCTTGCGCCGCTGGCGTTGGGAGGGCAGCCACTACCAGCGCACGGCGGAGGCGTGGCTGCGCAACATGGACGCGCGCCGCGAGCAGCTGCGCCCGCTGTTCCAGGCCACCTACGGCGCGGAGGCCAACGTGTGGTGGACGCGCTGGCGGCTGTTCTTCATGTCGGTGGCGGAGCTGTTCGGCTTCGACGGCGGGCAGCGTTGGTGGGTCAGTCATTACTTGTTCGAGCGACGCGCATGA
- a CDS encoding cryptochrome/photolyase family protein codes for MPVRNLVVVLGDQLSLSSVAFDGFDAAQDRVWMAEVREESEHVPSTQMRTALFLSAMRHFAEAITARGMPIDYLKLGAHDFASIEAALTHALSHHRPRAVVMIEAGEWRLEQTIARVCQAAQVRFAVRDDLHFMASRAEFSEHAHGKRRLVMEDFYRRMRLKHEVLLDARGQPEGGQWNFDHDNRNAFGRNGPGMLPPPPSFAPDAITREVLADVETHFAGHYGSAAQFDWPVTREQALVAMNDFMAHRLQDFGRFQDAMWTDEPVLYHGLLSSSLNLKLLDPREVIDAAVAQWRSGVAPLESVEGFVRQILGWREFMRGVYWWRMPKLAAANALNHHEDLPGWYWTGDVGMNCMKQAIGQTLQRGHAHHIQRLMVTGNFALTFGVAPAQVHAWYLSVYVDAVEWVELPNTVGMSLYADGARFVTKPYAAGGAYIRRMSNYCDGCRYKPGTRSGEGACPMTVMYWDFVARHARMLENNPRTTVMTHNLRRFGTDELADIRRTAQQMRERPQLL; via the coding sequence GTGCCTGTTCGCAACCTCGTCGTGGTCCTGGGGGACCAATTGAGCCTCTCCAGTGTGGCATTCGATGGCTTCGACGCGGCGCAAGACCGCGTGTGGATGGCCGAGGTGCGCGAGGAGTCCGAGCATGTGCCGAGCACGCAGATGCGCACGGCCCTCTTCCTGTCTGCGATGCGCCACTTTGCAGAGGCGATCACCGCACGCGGCATGCCCATCGACTACCTGAAGCTGGGCGCGCACGATTTCGCATCGATCGAGGCCGCGTTGACGCACGCGCTGTCGCACCATCGCCCCCGCGCGGTCGTGATGATCGAGGCGGGCGAATGGCGTCTCGAACAGACGATCGCAAGGGTGTGCCAGGCCGCGCAGGTGCGGTTCGCGGTTCGCGACGACCTGCACTTCATGGCCTCGCGTGCCGAGTTCTCCGAGCACGCGCACGGAAAACGCCGCCTCGTGATGGAAGACTTCTACCGCCGCATGCGGCTCAAGCACGAAGTGCTGCTCGATGCGCGCGGGCAGCCCGAAGGCGGGCAGTGGAATTTCGACCACGACAACCGCAACGCCTTCGGGCGCAACGGGCCGGGCATGCTGCCGCCGCCGCCCTCCTTCGCGCCCGACGCGATCACGCGCGAGGTGTTGGCCGATGTCGAAACGCACTTCGCTGGCCACTACGGCAGCGCCGCGCAGTTCGACTGGCCGGTGACGCGCGAGCAGGCGCTCGTCGCCATGAACGACTTCATGGCCCACAGGCTGCAGGACTTCGGACGCTTCCAGGACGCGATGTGGACCGACGAGCCGGTGCTCTATCACGGGCTGCTGTCGTCGTCGCTCAACCTCAAGCTGCTCGATCCGCGCGAGGTGATCGATGCGGCCGTCGCGCAGTGGCGCTCGGGAGTCGCGCCGCTGGAATCGGTCGAAGGGTTCGTGCGGCAGATCCTCGGATGGCGCGAGTTCATGCGCGGGGTGTACTGGTGGCGCATGCCGAAGCTGGCCGCTGCCAACGCACTGAATCATCACGAAGACCTGCCCGGCTGGTACTGGACGGGCGACGTCGGCATGAACTGCATGAAGCAGGCGATCGGCCAGACCTTGCAACGCGGCCATGCGCACCACATCCAGCGGCTGATGGTCACGGGCAACTTCGCGCTCACCTTCGGCGTCGCTCCTGCGCAGGTGCATGCGTGGTACCTGTCGGTGTATGTCGATGCGGTGGAGTGGGTCGAGCTGCCGAACACGGTGGGCATGTCGCTCTACGCCGATGGCGCACGCTTCGTGACCAAGCCCTATGCCGCCGGCGGCGCCTACATCCGCCGAATGAGCAACTACTGCGACGGCTGCCGCTACAAACCGGGCACCCGCAGCGGCGAAGGCGCCTGCCCGATGACGGTGATGTACTGGGACTTCGTGGCACGCCATGCGCGCATGCTCGAGAACAACCCGCGCACGACGGTGATGACGCACAACCTGCGGCGATTCGGCACCGACGAGCTTGCGGACATACGGCGCACGGCGCAGCAAATGCGTGAGCGGCCGCAGTTGCTGTAG